The Oscillatoria sp. FACHB-1406 genome has a window encoding:
- a CDS encoding transcriptional regulator, protein MTLTFDRNTYINLLVEVVPQPIQTEVEYQRALTLVEALMHKADVTPEEERVLDLFVILIEKFESEQYPLQNLSTPRSRLLHLMESNNLRETDLLGIFGSSGIISEVIHGKREIGKTHAQKLGDYFKVSPALFLI, encoded by the coding sequence ATGACCCTTACTTTCGATCGTAATACCTATATCAATTTACTGGTAGAAGTTGTTCCGCAACCGATTCAAACCGAAGTGGAATACCAAAGAGCATTAACGCTTGTTGAAGCTTTAATGCACAAAGCGGATGTAACCCCAGAAGAAGAGCGGGTGCTTGACTTGTTTGTCATCTTAATTGAGAAATTTGAGTCCGAGCAGTACCCCCTTCAAAACTTATCAACTCCTCGAAGCCGCTTACTGCATTTAATGGAATCTAATAATCTCAGAGAAACCGATTTACTCGGAATATTTGGTTCTAGTGGAATTATTTCTGAGGTGATTCATGGCAAGCGAGAGATCGGTAAAACCCATGCTCAAAAACTAGGCGATTATTTTAAAGTTTCTCCAGCTTTATTTCTAATTTAG
- a CDS encoding type II toxin-antitoxin system HigB family toxin has translation MFSQMHLIAISRLREAAARFPDVSTQIEDWYAIVKVSNWQSLVEVQQTYTLAEAVGNFTVFNIKGNNYRLIVSINYRRQIIYFKYFLTHAEYDKERWKNDPYFRS, from the coding sequence TTGTTTTCTCAAATGCACCTGATTGCTATCAGTCGATTGCGCGAAGCTGCCGCTCGATTTCCCGACGTTTCCACGCAGATAGAAGACTGGTACGCGATCGTTAAAGTCTCCAATTGGCAAAGTTTAGTCGAAGTTCAACAAACCTATACTTTAGCCGAAGCGGTAGGAAACTTTACCGTATTTAACATTAAAGGCAATAATTATCGATTGATTGTTTCTATTAATTATCGCAGGCAAATTATCTATTTCAAATATTTTTTGACCCACGCCGAGTATGACAAGGAGCGCTGGAAAAATGACCCTTACTTTCGATCGTAA